The sequence below is a genomic window from Lysobacter capsici.
AGGGATCGGGTCCGCCGCCATCGCAGGGATCGCGCATCGGGCCGAAGGATCGGCCGAACCATCGGGGCCCCGGAGGCGGGCTCGCCGCGCGGCCCACTATCGCGGTCGCGGGCTGGGGCAAGGACGCCCGCTTGTACGACGACGAAGCCGGCCACAGGCCGGCTTCGTCATGTCCGCAGCGAATGCAGCGATGAAACCCGGAGGTCGCGGCCCCGCGCGCGGACACGGGCGAGCGCAGCCGGCCTCCCGACAATCCGCACGCCGGACACGTCCGCAGCCCAGGTTGCGTACACACGATGCGGCATCACGTCGCAATATCGATGCAAACCGCCTGTCCCGCGAGCCGGCGCAGGCGATCGGCGTGGTTAGAGTGAGCACCATGAAACCGACCCCGCCCCGCCCGCTGCTGCCGATCCTGCCGTATCGCAAACCCACGCCAGGCCGCGATTACTGGGTCGTCGACGACATCCTGCCCGACCCCGACGGCGTGCGCGCGCGCTTTCTGGCCAAGACCGACTGGAGCCAGGGCTATCCGTACAAACCCGAAAGCTGGCCCGGGCAGCGCGCCATGCCGGGCCTGCAGGAGGACGAACTGGCGATCGTCGAGACCCGGGTGCGCGATGCGCTCGGCGCGACGCGCCTATGGGTGGGCGCCGCGCCCGACGGCCAGACCCTCAATCACAACTGCGTGCAGGTGGTCGGCATCGACGAATGCGAGCCGCGCCCGCACACCGATTCGCGCACGATGTGCCGCTACGCCGCGGTGCTGTATTTGAACCCCACGGTGCCGGACCACTGCGGCACCGGTTTCTACCGCCAGCGCCTGGGCAACGGTCAGCGCGGCGGCAACACCGTGTCGCCGCCGCACGCCAATCTGGTCGAGGCCCTGGGCACCCGCTTCGTCGCGCCCGACGCCTTCGTCGAGGACGTCGTGGTGCCTCACCGCTACAACCGCCTGCTGCTGTACCGCGCCAACCTGATCCACAGCGCCAGCGGTTACTGGGGCCGGACCCTGGACACCATGCGCATGGCCGCGGTGTTCTTCTGGATGGTCTGACGGATCGCCCGAACCGGCCGCGTGCGGCGTCGCCCCGGGCCGGACACGACGAAGCCGGCGCAAGGCCGGCTTCGCGACGAACGCCATCGCGGCGGACGCTTACTTCAGCTTGATCTCGCGCAGGCGTTCTTCCAGATAGCCCTGGGCGGTGATCGCCTCGGGATAGCGGCTGGGATTGTCGGCGCTGATGGTCGAGGGCAGCACGTCGATCAGGAAATCCGGATTCGGGTGCAGGAAGAACGGGGTCGAATAGCGCGGCTGGCGCGCCTTCTCGCCGGGCGGGTTGACCACGCGGTGGGTGGTCGAGGGATACACGTGGTTGGTCAGGCGCTGCAGCATGTCGCCGATGTTGACCACGATGGTGTCGGCGTCGGCGGTGAACGGCACCCACTCGCCCTTGCGCGACTTCACTTCCAGGCCGGCGGCGCTGGCGCCGACCAGCAGGGTGATCAGGTTGATGTCCTCGTGCGCGCCGGCGCGCTCGTTGGGGATGTCGTCGGCGGTGATCGGCGGGTAGTGGATCGGGCGCAGGATCGAATTGCCGAAATCGGTCTTGTCGGCGAAATAGGTCTGCGGCAGGCCGATGTGCAGGGCCAGCGCGCTGAGCACGCGCGAACCCAGCTGGTCCAGGGTGGTGTACAGGCCGTAGGCCTGCTCGCGGAACTCGGGGATTTCGTCGGGCCACAGGTTGGCCGGCATGTCGGCGGCGTACTTGGAGTCGCGCGGGATCTCGCGGCCGACGTGCCAGAACTCCTTGAGGTCGAAGTGCTTGGCGCCCTTGGCGGTCTCCACGCCGAACGGGGTGTAGCCGCGCGCGCCGCCGCCGCCGGGCACGTGGTACTTGCGCTTGACGTCTTCAGGCAGCGCGAAGAAGCGCTTGAACACGTCGTAGGACTGATCGATCTGCTCGGCCGGGATGCCGTGGCCGTTGATGCCGGCGAAGCCCCATTCGCGGTAGGCCGCGCCGAGTTCGGCGACGAACGCCTCGCGGTCGGTGTCGAAGCGGCGAATGTCCAGGGTGGGAATCTGACTCACGTGGTTGTCCTGTTGGTGTCTCGTCCGAATAGGCCGCTATCTTCGCTCAAAGCCGCCACCGGCGCGCAAGCCCGACCTGGCGGCACGCCGAACGCCCCGGCGCGGTGGCGCGGGGATGAACGAAACCGCCCCAGCCTGAACCGCTTGGCACACAAGCCGTGACCGGATCGACCGGCCCGCCCAAAGGTGGTGTCTTACCGCTTTGCTACGCGATAAAGTCGCGCCCCGACCCGGCGTTGCCCGCCGGTTGCAACGACGCCCGCCGAGGCCCGCACCGCATGCAAGACCCCGCCGTTCGCCCCGCCACCCCGGCACGCCGTGCCCTGGCCTGGCTGACCGGCTTCACCCTGGGCAATGCGGCGGTCGCGATCGCGATCGCCGCCTCGAACATTCCCTTCGCCCATCTGGCCGAGCACTGGAAGGCGGCGTTCTTCCTGACCCTGGCCCTGCCCGGCCACTTCGTGTTCTTCGGCGCCCTGCTCGGGCTGATCCCGCTGCTGCTCGGCGGCCTGAGCCGGCGCGCGAGCTGGATGACGGTGGCCGCGGTGATCCTGCAGGCGGCCTGGCTATGCCTGCTGGTCGCCGACGCCAAGGTGTTCGCGCTGTACCGCTTCCACCTCAACGCGATGGTCGCCAACATGGTGTTCGGCGGCGCGATGCAGGACCAGGTGGTGTTTTCCGGCACGGTCTGGGGCCTGATCGCGCTGGCGGTCGGCACGGTGCTGGCGCTGGAAATCGCCGCCGCCTGGCTGTGCTGGCGCTGGGTCGCGCGGCGTCCGGGCGCGGTGAAGATCGTGCATGCCTGGTGGGTCGCGATCGCGGTGATGCTGTTCGGGCAGGCCATGGTCGCCTACTACGATGCGCGCGGCGATCGCGCGGTGCTGTCGCAGTTGCCGTACATCCCGTGGGCGCAGCCGATCACGCTGAAGGATTCGCTGCA
It includes:
- a CDS encoding DUF6445 family protein; the protein is MKPTPPRPLLPILPYRKPTPGRDYWVVDDILPDPDGVRARFLAKTDWSQGYPYKPESWPGQRAMPGLQEDELAIVETRVRDALGATRLWVGAAPDGQTLNHNCVQVVGIDECEPRPHTDSRTMCRYAAVLYLNPTVPDHCGTGFYRQRLGNGQRGGNTVSPPHANLVEALGTRFVAPDAFVEDVVVPHRYNRLLLYRANLIHSASGYWGRTLDTMRMAAVFFWMV
- a CDS encoding isopenicillin N synthase family dioxygenase: MSQIPTLDIRRFDTDREAFVAELGAAYREWGFAGINGHGIPAEQIDQSYDVFKRFFALPEDVKRKYHVPGGGGARGYTPFGVETAKGAKHFDLKEFWHVGREIPRDSKYAADMPANLWPDEIPEFREQAYGLYTTLDQLGSRVLSALALHIGLPQTYFADKTDFGNSILRPIHYPPITADDIPNERAGAHEDINLITLLVGASAAGLEVKSRKGEWVPFTADADTIVVNIGDMLQRLTNHVYPSTTHRVVNPPGEKARQPRYSTPFFLHPNPDFLIDVLPSTISADNPSRYPEAITAQGYLEERLREIKLK